ACCAACGCCCGCTGCTACCTCGACGCCTGGCGCAGGTGGGTCGGCGAGGGCCGGCTGCTCGCCACCGCGAAGCCGGAGGGAGCCGGCGTCGCGACCGCGGTGTCGGGCGAGGACCCGTTCGCTGCGACCACGGTGATGCGCCGACACTGGTCCTGACCCAGTGCGCGTGCCGAACTCGGCGACCACGTGGGCCTTAGACCGCGACGATGGTCAGGGTCGGGTCCAGCCGCGCGATGTCGTTTGATCATACTGTCCGGCGCGCAAGCGGGACCACCTTCGAGGACTCCTCCGGCAGAGGTCGACGGCGACGGCGACGGCTACCGTCGTCCTGGCGGCTGATCTCGTCCTCGTAGGGCAACGGCGGATAGTCGACGTACCTCGGATCGGCGCGCATCATGACCTCGAGGCTGACCCCACCACCCACCTCGCGACGCGCTCCCGACCTGCGAGCCCCGGACAGAGGTGGCGCATGTCTGGCACGGCGGCAGTTCTTGCATCAGTTGCTCACTCGCCCGATAGGGCGCAGGCCCCAACAAACCGCCAGACACGTCGCGATACCAGTGCGTGCAGTCGTCGTGATGGCGACTTTGGGACTGCTGAACGAATAGGGGACTTCCCGATCGGCTAGGACGAGGGTCCTGGCTGGAAGGATGGTCCGTCGTGGCTGGCAGGTATCCCAAGGAGTTCAAGGAAGACGTGATCCGGGTCGCCCGGGACCGTGGACCGGGCGAGACTCTCGAGCAGATCGCGCACGACTTCGGTGTGCATCCGGTGACGTTGTCGAAGTGGCTGCGCCAAGCCGATGTCGAGGACGGCATCAAGCCCGGTGTCACCAAGGACCAGGCCGCCGAACTCCGCGCCGCACGCAACCGGATCAGGCGACTGGAGCAAGAGAACGAGGTCCTGCGCCGGGCTGCGGCCTACCTGTCGCAGGCGAGCCTTCCGGGAAAAGGCTCTACCCGCTCGTGAGAGACCTCGCGGCGAGCGGTGTGCCTGCTGAGGTCTCCCTGGAAGTGCTCGGGCTTGGCCGCTCGGCCTACTACCGGTGGCTAGCGAAGCCGATCACCGACAGCGACTACGCCGAGGCGTACCTGGCCAACGCGATCTTCGATGCCCACCGCGACGACCCCGAGTTCGGCTACCGGTTCCTTTTCGATGAGGTCACCGATGCCGGCCACGAGGTCAGCGAACGCACCGTGTGGAGGATCTGCTCGGACAACGGCTGGTGGAGGGTGTTCGGGAAGAAGAAGCGCGGCAAGAAGGCCAAGGTCGGCGTCGCGGGCCATGACGACCTCGTCCGTCGAGACTTCACCGCGGCGGGCCCGAACCTGCTGTGGCTGACCGACATCTCCGAGCACCGCACCGACGAGGGCAAGCTCTACATCTGCGCGATCAAGGGCGTGTGGTCCAACCGCATCGTCGGCTACTCAATCAGTGACCGGATGGAGTCCAAGATCGCCGTCGACGCCCTCAACAATGCCGTCGCCCGCCGAGCAGTCGATGGGCAGAAGGTGGCCGGGTGCACGCTGCATTCGGACCGCGGGTCGCAATTTCGTGCGCGGAAACTTCAGCAGGAACTGTGGTGCCATCAGCTCCTCGGATCGATGGGCCAGGTCGGCTCAGCCGGCGACAACGCGGCCATGGAGAGCTTCTTCGCGCTGCTCCAAAAGAACGTCCTGAACCGGAGGCGATGGACCACCCGCGAGGAACTTCGCATCGCAATCGTGACCTGGATCGAGCGGACCTACCCCCGCCGCCGACGCCAAGAACGGCTCGGACGTTTGACCCCCATCGAGTTCGAACTCATCATGAGCAAGGCCGCCGATCAGGCAGCGTAGTCAAAAGTCCCCTGATCGTTCAGCAGTCCCGAGTGAGCAGTCGCGTCGGCTAGACGCTGACCTCAACCAAGAGGACGACGACGGGAACGGGTGGGCGCTTGTCGAACACTCCGCTTCGACCCGTCTTGGCTGTTCCCGGGCGCGCTCGTGGAGGTGGGCCGCACGGGCGGACACACGCTGGCGACCGTCCTCCGAACCGAGCTGATCGAGACAACGGACGGGCGGACTGCGGTGCTGGTGACGTTCCGGAAGGAGCTGCTTCCTGGCGACCAGGAGCGATACCAGTGGTGGTGGGACGCGCACGGGAGTCAGTGAGTCGCGGGACGCACGATCTTCATACGTAGCATCACACTTTGCCGCCGAGCTCATGCCCGGACGATCGGCCCGGGCGCGAGGGCTGGCACCTGAGCTGCACCACGTAAGACGTCCCGCCCGAGTCCACTCGGGCGGGACGTCTATGGGCGGATCACAGGCCGATTACCGCGGTCGTCGAGGCGCTCGGGTCAGTCCTTGATGTGTGCGAACCACCGGCGCCACCTGGGCGTCAGGGCCCGGTGCATCTCGTAGAGCACCGTCTTCTTCGCCTTGTCTGACCGGGACCGGTCATACCCCCGACCCAGCGGAACCTCACGGTCGCGCTTCGTCGGCTTGGCACGCCAGGCGGACGTCATCTGCGGACCAGCGTCCTTGACCGCCGCTGTCACGAACTCCTCGAATGCCTGTGCAGTCCGGGCCGGAGCGTGCAGGCGAAGCAGACCGCAGTAGTAGTTGTGACGACTCTTGACGTCGCTGAGATGCGAAGTGATCTCGGCGCGCTGCTGCGCAGACCCGTCCCTGCGCCTGATCCGGTAGGGACCCTCGAGGTAGTCCTCGACCGAACGCAGCGCCTCAGCGAACGCCGCCGACCGCCGCTCACGCCGCGCGGCAGCCTGGTTGGCCGCGTACGTCCAGACCGCGACCAGGATCGTGGCGGCGGCCGCGAGCCC
The sequence above is drawn from the Nocardioides sp. zg-1228 genome and encodes:
- a CDS encoding IS3 family transposase (programmed frameshift) translates to MAGRYPKEFKEDVIRVARDRGPGETLEQIAHDFGVHPVTLSKWLRQADVEDGIKPGVTKDQAAELRAARNRIRRLEQENEVLRRAAAYLSQASLPKRLYPLVRDLAASGVPAEVSLEVLGLGRSAYYRWLAKPITDSDYAEAYLANAIFDAHRDDPEFGYRFLFDEVTDAGHEVSERTVWRICSDNGWWRVFGKKKRGKKAKVGVAGHDDLVRRDFTAAGPNLLWLTDISEHRTDEGKLYICAIKGVWSNRIVGYSISDRMESKIAVDALNNAVARRAVDGQKVAGCTLHSDRGSQFRARKLQQELWCHQLLGSMGQVGSAGDNAAMESFFALLQKNVLNRRRWTTREELRIAIVTWIERTYPRRRRQERLGRLTPIEFELIMSKAADQAA